In bacterium, the sequence CACCGATGCCGCCAGCGTAGCGGTTCACCGTGCCCCGGTAGCCGCCGATGGTGGCGGTGTTGTCCGCAAGCAGACTTCGGATGGCCTCGCCGCCGAGGGCGACGATGACCTTGGGCTTCCAGCTCTCGAGCGCGGCGACAAGACGCGGCCGACACGCTGCCCACGCTGCCGCTTTTTCTTTCTTCTTCGCGGCATCACCTTCGGGCCACTCGCCCGCGAAGCACGAGATGGCGTTCAAAACGAGCGTCGAGTGCTGCTCGATGCCGAGCGTCTTGCAGATGGCCCACAGGAGACGCCCCGGTGAACCGACGAAAGGCTGCCCAGCTCGTGCTTCATCCTTCCACGGGTATTCGCTCACGAAGCACAAGCCCGACCACGCCTGCTGCGGGAAGTAGCCTGCCACGCAGACGCGACCACGCTTCCCTGCGAGCGGACAAGCACTGCAGTCATGCGCTACGGCTTCCATGTCAGACCTTCCCAGAGCGCGTCCACCGTCGCGAGCCGCTCACCGATCCACCGCATGACCGGCACGGCCATGGAGTTTCCGAGCGCCTTGTACCGTGGCCCGTCGGCGGCTGGCTTGCAGCGCCTATCGATCAGCGTGAAGTCGTCCGAAACTCCTTGAAGTCTTTCGCACTCCCTTGAAGTCAATCTTCTCACCATGACGCCGTCACTGACGCCGTGCATCCTTCGCGGGCCGTTGTTCTCGGTGAGCGTCGGGTGCTCTGCCGTCTCGCGGAAGCCCGACTGGCTCTCCTGAAACGCGACGACCGCTGGCGGAACCGACGCATTGAGCGTGAACTGGGGATCCCCAGGCTCTCCGATGCCGAGCCCAGGATCGCGGAGCCGCACGCGCCCGTCTGCGTCTGGGCCGGGGGTCTGCATGACGCCCTCACCCCGGAGCGCGTCCGACGAGATCGGGATCGCGGCGACAGCTTGCGTGCGACCGGAGCGCAGCGAGTACGCCAACTCCTCGCTCACGTTGGCCCCTACTGCCCCACCTGTGGCGTGGCTCTCGTTGCACGCATCGCCATCG encodes:
- a CDS encoding uracil-DNA glycosylase family protein is translated as MEAVAHDCSACPLAGKRGRVCVAGYFPQQAWSGLCFVSEYPWKDEARAGQPFVGSPGRLLWAICKTLGIEQHSTLVLNAISCFAGEWPEGDAAKKKEKAAAWAACRPRLVAALESWKPKVIVALGGEAIRSLLADNTATIGGYRGTVNRYAGGIG